A stretch of the uncultured Cohaesibacter sp. genome encodes the following:
- a CDS encoding TetR/AcrR family transcriptional regulator, translated as MTEQRRSPGRPPTYKDGEIRKLLISVAAEEFLTSGYEQTRVRALAKKAGISTRTFYKFIPNKDELFRMVAEDWLHKELQMLEHRPQPENTGKEELARLVLFYTRLLLSPRAKRTVVIIMTEMERFPEILENYQTMVDRFAHAFDSRIVHLCSKSDIDCPNPPQAAVMLRTMINGIQRQSMMRWQEEMTEEDITRWADHCTRFFLNGCKGL; from the coding sequence ATGACCGAACAACGACGCTCACCGGGCCGCCCGCCGACCTACAAGGATGGTGAAATTCGCAAATTGCTCATTTCTGTCGCTGCAGAAGAATTCCTGACCTCTGGATACGAGCAGACACGGGTCAGAGCTCTGGCAAAGAAAGCCGGCATTTCCACCCGTACCTTTTATAAATTCATTCCCAACAAGGACGAACTGTTCCGTATGGTGGCCGAAGACTGGCTGCACAAAGAGCTTCAAATGCTAGAGCATCGACCACAACCCGAGAATACGGGCAAAGAGGAGTTGGCGCGTCTGGTGCTCTTTTATACTCGTTTGCTTCTGAGCCCAAGGGCCAAGCGAACAGTTGTCATCATCATGACAGAAATGGAGCGGTTCCCTGAAATTCTGGAAAATTATCAAACAATGGTGGACAGGTTCGCGCACGCCTTTGACAGCCGGATTGTGCATCTATGCAGCAAGAGCGACATTGATTGCCCGAACCCGCCTCAGGCAGCTGTCATGTTGCGCACGATGATCAATGGCATTCAGCGCCAGTCCATGATGCGCTGGCAAGAGGAGATGACCGAAGAGGACATCACCCGTTGGGCGGACCATTGCACGCGCTTTTTTCTCAATGGCTGCAAAGGCCTCTAG
- a CDS encoding efflux RND transporter periplasmic adaptor subunit: MLKSKILPLVIFLFLLVGGYVVWSILYPEELLVQGEVEATRVDVAAQVAARVAETPVGFGDKVKAGQVLIKLESPQLRASLASAKAALDVAKANRDLAFSTRPETIDAARAALGQAKASEELAQKTFDRLEKLRDSNTVSAQSYDQAYKSLTAAKEAALAAEAQLKLAIEGASAETKAVAEAQVEQAEAAVAQIQTNIDELTLYAPIDGQITARMAEKGKFFAAGAPQISLIDSDHPWFTFNLREDLLNGLAVGDALKVMIPALGDRELDVKITAINVEGSYANWRATKATGDFDLRTFSIRAEPEKPDEDLRPGMSALISWSVPEKMDR; this comes from the coding sequence ATGTTGAAAAGCAAAATCCTTCCACTCGTCATTTTTCTATTCCTTCTTGTGGGGGGCTATGTGGTCTGGTCCATCCTTTACCCCGAGGAGCTTCTGGTTCAGGGGGAAGTGGAGGCGACGCGTGTGGATGTTGCCGCCCAAGTCGCTGCCCGTGTTGCGGAAACTCCTGTCGGATTTGGCGACAAGGTAAAAGCCGGTCAGGTTCTGATCAAACTGGAAAGCCCTCAATTGAGAGCCAGTTTGGCCTCGGCCAAGGCTGCTCTTGATGTCGCCAAGGCCAATCGCGATCTGGCTTTTTCGACCCGCCCGGAAACGATTGATGCGGCAAGGGCTGCTTTGGGCCAAGCCAAGGCGTCGGAGGAACTGGCGCAGAAGACCTTTGACCGTCTGGAAAAACTGCGCGACAGCAACACCGTTTCCGCGCAAAGCTATGATCAGGCATATAAATCGCTGACGGCTGCCAAAGAAGCCGCGCTCGCCGCAGAAGCGCAGCTGAAACTGGCAATTGAAGGCGCCAGCGCCGAGACAAAAGCCGTTGCCGAAGCGCAAGTTGAGCAAGCAGAGGCCGCTGTAGCGCAGATCCAAACCAATATCGATGAGCTGACGCTCTATGCGCCGATTGATGGCCAGATTACCGCCCGGATGGCGGAAAAGGGCAAATTCTTTGCCGCCGGAGCGCCGCAGATTTCCCTGATCGACAGTGACCATCCTTGGTTCACCTTCAACCTGCGTGAAGATCTTCTCAACGGTCTGGCTGTTGGGGATGCCCTCAAAGTCATGATACCCGCCCTTGGGGACCGGGAGCTTGACGTCAAGATTACCGCGATCAATGTCGAGGGTAGTTATGCCAACTGGCGTGCCACAAAGGCGACCGGTGACTTTGACTTGCGGACATTCAGCATTCGTGCCGAGCCGGAAAAGCCTGATGAAGATCTGCGTCCGGGTATGAGCGCGCTCATTTCGTGGTCCGTTCCTGAAAAGATGGATCGATAG
- a CDS encoding ABC transporter permease: protein MWKGHLPAGFRRMMRREMHQIADRPALGMMLGPLPLIMFITLAYMFHAGLPTSLPVAVVDLDGSYMSRQVTRMVDATADVDVTLRLSSLTQAKQALLSRRAYAVLYIPQNMERDLQRGYRPDLVIFINNQLYTTGSIAKRAIGGAVSSFNAGVSVQTRMARGSDRDSAMAAANPVPLQTNALFNPTLDYIQFLLASIMPALLQIFISVSTALSFSRDHHTEAGLARALRLGRTPLRMIAGKMAPYTIIWCFMMMLTDAILFVVFDAAFNGNILFHFFYSLIFVLSCQFLGATTALLSRDAVATLGFAGLLTAPAFGFAGISYPRMMMSAFAQGWGAIIPLTPYLELRTDQVLRGTPLLISMPTMGWALAVAAGWGGILLLLTWAIPRKKARQKLASAQQDSSAQAEQGAAS, encoded by the coding sequence ATGTGGAAAGGACATCTTCCCGCAGGCTTCCGCCGAATGATGCGGCGCGAGATGCACCAGATCGCGGATCGTCCGGCTCTGGGTATGATGCTGGGGCCGTTGCCGCTCATTATGTTCATCACGCTGGCCTACATGTTTCATGCCGGTCTGCCGACCAGCCTGCCCGTTGCCGTGGTTGATCTGGATGGGTCCTATATGTCCCGTCAGGTAACGCGTATGGTGGATGCGACTGCGGACGTGGATGTGACTTTGCGGCTGTCTTCGTTGACCCAAGCCAAACAGGCGCTGCTTTCGCGCCGTGCTTATGCGGTGCTCTATATTCCGCAGAATATGGAACGGGATCTACAGCGGGGCTATCGGCCCGATCTGGTTATTTTCATCAACAACCAGCTCTATACCACGGGCAGTATTGCCAAACGCGCCATTGGAGGCGCTGTTAGCAGCTTTAATGCGGGCGTGTCGGTCCAGACCCGTATGGCGAGGGGGAGTGACAGGGACAGCGCCATGGCTGCTGCCAATCCTGTTCCGCTGCAGACCAATGCGCTTTTCAATCCGACACTGGATTATATCCAGTTTTTGCTTGCTTCAATCATGCCCGCTTTGCTGCAAATATTTATCAGCGTCAGCACGGCCTTGTCCTTTTCGCGGGATCATCACACTGAAGCCGGCCTTGCGCGCGCCTTGCGGCTCGGGCGAACCCCATTGCGCATGATCGCGGGCAAAATGGCACCCTATACGATCATCTGGTGCTTCATGATGATGCTGACTGACGCCATTCTCTTCGTTGTTTTCGATGCCGCCTTTAATGGCAATATCCTGTTTCATTTTTTCTATAGCCTGATTTTTGTGCTGTCTTGTCAGTTCCTCGGGGCGACCACTGCGCTTCTGAGCCGGGATGCGGTGGCAACGCTCGGATTTGCGGGATTGTTGACCGCTCCTGCCTTCGGGTTTGCCGGTATCAGCTATCCGCGCATGATGATGAGTGCCTTTGCGCAGGGGTGGGGAGCGATTATTCCGCTGACGCCCTATCTGGAATTGCGGACTGATCAGGTGCTGCGCGGCACGCCTTTGTTGATCTCGATGCCGACCATGGGGTGGGCGCTCGCCGTTGCTGCCGGATGGGGGGGCATCCTGTTGCTGTTGACTTGGGCAATCCCGCGCAAGAAAGCCAGACAAAAGCTCGCCAGCGCTCAGCAAGACAGCTCCGCACAAGCGGAACAGGGAGCTGCATCATGA
- a CDS encoding ABC transporter permease, which translates to MKRFWDAYLNTFRVIFTTYSSFSTMVFAILLYAVLYPQPYVGEVVRDAPVVMVDQDHSSLSRTLTRRINTTDGVTIVSKVADLQQAKDRFFHREAFGIVVIPPDFQKNLLNGHPSPIAVYGDGSYFLIYSSIVSGVRSAASSLGAEVQMSRLTAAGMDVATATAMISPVTITTVSLFNPQGGYTSYVVPAAFVLILQQTLMMGIGILQSGRKVGRGIEALAAPLAYVSLYLIWIYFSQVLLPQFYSIPKIGDTLTLFMVAIPFLTATTAMGYVVARLIPWREGVVFFLITFGLLFFFASGVSWPIEEVPLPVRLITLMVPSTSAIMAFVQVDQMGAGFDAVRQAVFILLGLTVFYSAIALAIGAKRLRVEDKTPKV; encoded by the coding sequence ATGAAGCGCTTCTGGGATGCCTATCTGAACACCTTTCGGGTCATTTTTACGACCTATAGTTCCTTCTCAACGATGGTCTTTGCGATCCTGCTTTATGCTGTTCTCTATCCCCAACCTTATGTGGGAGAAGTGGTGCGTGATGCGCCGGTGGTGATGGTTGATCAGGATCATTCATCTCTCAGTCGCACACTCACACGGCGGATCAACACGACTGATGGGGTTACCATTGTCTCCAAGGTTGCGGATCTGCAGCAGGCAAAAGATCGGTTCTTTCATCGCGAGGCCTTTGGCATTGTGGTCATTCCGCCCGATTTTCAAAAGAATTTGCTCAATGGTCATCCGTCCCCCATCGCGGTTTATGGCGATGGCAGTTATTTCCTGATTTACAGTTCCATTGTTTCGGGGGTGCGTAGTGCTGCCAGCAGTTTGGGCGCGGAAGTCCAGATGTCCCGTCTGACCGCCGCAGGGATGGATGTTGCAACTGCGACCGCGATGATCTCGCCTGTCACAATCACAACGGTTTCCCTGTTCAACCCGCAAGGTGGCTATACCAGCTATGTGGTGCCTGCTGCCTTCGTGCTGATCTTGCAGCAAACCCTGATGATGGGGATTGGTATCCTGCAATCGGGACGAAAGGTCGGCCGTGGCATCGAGGCGCTTGCAGCCCCGCTTGCCTATGTCAGTCTTTATCTGATTTGGATTTATTTTTCGCAAGTCTTGTTGCCGCAGTTCTATTCCATCCCGAAGATTGGCGACACCCTCACGCTGTTTATGGTGGCCATTCCCTTCCTCACGGCGACAACCGCGATGGGCTATGTCGTTGCCCGCCTCATTCCATGGCGGGAAGGGGTGGTGTTCTTCCTCATCACGTTTGGTTTGCTGTTCTTCTTTGCTTCAGGTGTGTCCTGGCCGATCGAGGAAGTCCCGCTGCCGGTACGCCTGATCACCTTGATGGTTCCCTCCACTTCGGCGATTATGGCCTTTGTGCAAGTTGACCAGATGGGTGCCGGGTTCGATGCCGTGCGGCAAGCGGTGTTTATCTTGCTTGGCCTTACGGTTTTCTATTCCGCCATTGCTCTGGCGATCGGGGCGAAGCGTTTGCGGGTAGAAGACAAGACACCAAAGGTGTGA
- a CDS encoding diguanylate cyclase produces MVTGNLAQSHLYALTDAELAQTKFSLRFSPELEDRYQENIHILRNKQFVLAALISLFVFEAIVLGIVAKGEVKPQFTSDFLWTSHFLVSLPTLLGVTLLHFFPQKKSRRELVFTMLCVFVSLMPAANHAFLADKGVLGIYFGQVLAIIAFNIAFPMTFKYKVIASGFATLSMSLSAIMYMNVSWNTVSAIIETYVAAMIFSLVASYRIEKSDRNNFLLMLRESIRTVVIQQQAEELARLSQTDPLTELPNRRAFDSRLAAEIEKAEGEETPISILMIDIDHFKDYNDYYGHPGGDACLKQVANAIKSACDTGFASRIGGEEFAVILAGFDNQQAEAVANQICDAIFSLGIKHKKSSTANVVTASIGVATQNAAKTMDAKRLLDQADSALYFGKRNGRNMVNSIQNAA; encoded by the coding sequence ATGGTCACAGGCAATCTTGCTCAGTCACATCTCTATGCGCTGACCGATGCGGAACTGGCGCAAACCAAGTTTTCTCTTCGGTTTAGTCCCGAGCTTGAAGATCGATATCAAGAGAATATCCATATCTTGCGGAACAAGCAGTTTGTCTTGGCCGCACTGATTTCTCTCTTTGTCTTTGAGGCTATCGTTTTGGGCATTGTTGCCAAGGGCGAAGTCAAGCCGCAATTTACCAGTGACTTTCTTTGGACCTCACATTTTTTGGTTAGTTTGCCCACTTTATTGGGCGTGACATTGTTGCACTTTTTCCCGCAGAAAAAATCAAGGCGAGAACTTGTGTTCACAATGCTGTGTGTGTTCGTTTCACTCATGCCTGCGGCAAATCACGCCTTTCTTGCCGACAAAGGCGTGTTAGGCATTTATTTCGGCCAAGTGCTGGCAATCATTGCGTTCAATATCGCCTTTCCGATGACCTTCAAATACAAGGTGATTGCGTCTGGCTTTGCGACATTGTCCATGTCGCTGTCGGCAATCATGTATATGAACGTTTCGTGGAACACTGTTTCGGCGATTATTGAGACCTATGTTGCAGCTATGATCTTTTCCCTGGTTGCAAGTTATCGCATCGAGAAATCAGATCGAAACAACTTTCTGCTCATGCTGCGAGAGAGCATTCGCACGGTCGTCATCCAGCAGCAGGCTGAAGAACTCGCACGGTTATCGCAGACGGATCCTCTGACCGAGCTGCCCAATCGCCGTGCGTTTGATAGCCGTCTTGCAGCTGAAATCGAAAAAGCCGAAGGCGAGGAGACCCCCATTTCGATCTTGATGATCGATATCGACCATTTCAAAGATTACAATGACTATTATGGGCACCCGGGTGGCGATGCCTGCCTGAAGCAGGTGGCCAACGCCATCAAGAGCGCTTGTGACACGGGATTTGCCAGCCGTATTGGCGGCGAGGAATTTGCAGTCATTCTGGCTGGCTTTGACAACCAGCAAGCCGAAGCCGTCGCCAATCAAATATGTGACGCCATTTTCTCTCTTGGCATCAAGCACAAAAAATCGAGCACCGCAAATGTCGTGACCGCAAGTATTGGCGTAGCGACCCAGAATGCCGCCAAGACCATGGACGCCAAGAGGCTGTTAGACCAGGCCGATAGTGCGCTCTATTTTGGCAAGAGAAATGGCCGCAACATGGTCAATTCCATACAAAATGCAGCCTGA